From a single Streptomyces sp. NBC_00377 genomic region:
- a CDS encoding aminoglycoside N(3)-acetyltransferase, translated as MPIPAPTGPLVTRDTLAAEVRALGVEPGEILLVHSSLSSLGWVCGGPVTVVRGLLDVLGPDGTLVVPTQSGDLSDPALWSNPPVPAQWWQRIRATMPAYDPLITPALGVGVIPETVRTWPGALRSAHPQTSFAALGARAAELVEGHAPDCRLGERSPLARLEKAGARVLLLGAGYATCTSFHLAEYRIPAPLVEVGRPGPDGTWEVMTEVSIDSDRFDELGHDFERDRDVVRGRVGAADVRLFPVADAVAYAQRWLPLHRSREDEI; from the coding sequence ATGCCCATACCCGCTCCCACCGGCCCACTTGTCACCCGCGACACCCTCGCGGCGGAGGTCCGCGCCCTGGGTGTCGAACCAGGAGAAATCCTCCTCGTCCACTCCTCGCTCAGTTCGCTCGGCTGGGTCTGCGGAGGTCCCGTCACGGTCGTTCGCGGACTGCTCGACGTGCTCGGTCCGGACGGCACACTCGTCGTCCCCACCCAGTCCGGCGACCTGTCCGACCCCGCCCTGTGGAGCAATCCGCCGGTCCCCGCGCAGTGGTGGCAGCGGATCCGGGCGACCATGCCCGCCTACGACCCCCTCATCACCCCCGCGCTGGGCGTGGGCGTGATCCCGGAGACGGTCCGCACCTGGCCCGGTGCCCTGCGCAGCGCCCACCCGCAGACCTCGTTCGCGGCGCTCGGGGCGCGGGCGGCGGAGCTGGTCGAGGGCCACGCACCCGACTGCCGGCTCGGCGAACGCAGCCCGCTGGCCCGGCTGGAGAAGGCGGGGGCGCGGGTCCTGCTCCTGGGCGCCGGCTACGCCACCTGCACCAGCTTCCACCTCGCCGAGTACCGGATCCCGGCGCCGCTCGTCGAGGTGGGCCGCCCGGGGCCGGACGGAACGTGGGAGGTCATGACCGAGGTGTCCATCGACTCCGACCGCTTCGACGAGCTGGGCCACGACTTCGAACGCGACCGTGACGTCGTACGGGGCAGGGTCGGCGCGGCCGACGTACGGCTGTTCCCGGTCGCGGACGCCGTGGCCTACGCCCAGCGGTGGCTGCCGCTGCACCGGTCCCGCGAGGACGAGATCTGA
- a CDS encoding nucleotidyltransferase domain-containing protein — protein sequence MTSRTEHLLDRFVTGLAALEPVAVWAHGSLAGGDYQEGRSDLDLIAVLTGPVTPGPLWALARLHARLRGEPLAPLLHCSYLTPDTAADPERRHLTWAHGQLFRRTVTPVTRRELLDFGRVLYGKAPRALLPPVPDRELGDFVVRDQRDFWRPAVDKAPLWRQDVWVDLGLLTFARATVTVRDGRLISKRQALDELSVLGAPQEVVADIARRRYEGHAGEDGVTTGADWPARRAGLTRDYLGPAIDGLVTAHA from the coding sequence ATGACCAGCCGCACGGAACACTTACTGGACCGTTTCGTCACCGGGCTCGCGGCTCTGGAGCCGGTCGCCGTCTGGGCCCACGGCTCGCTCGCCGGGGGCGACTACCAGGAGGGCCGCAGCGACCTGGACCTCATCGCGGTCCTGACGGGGCCGGTCACGCCAGGACCGTTGTGGGCCCTGGCCCGGCTGCACGCCCGGCTGCGGGGCGAGCCGCTCGCGCCCCTGCTGCACTGCTCCTACCTCACCCCCGACACGGCGGCCGACCCGGAGCGCCGGCACCTGACCTGGGCGCACGGTCAGTTGTTCCGGCGCACGGTCACCCCGGTGACCCGTCGGGAGCTGCTGGACTTCGGGCGGGTGCTGTACGGGAAGGCGCCCCGCGCTCTCCTTCCGCCCGTGCCGGACCGCGAGCTCGGCGACTTCGTCGTCCGCGACCAGCGGGACTTCTGGCGGCCGGCGGTCGACAAGGCCCCTCTGTGGCGTCAGGACGTCTGGGTCGACCTGGGGCTGCTGACCTTCGCCCGGGCGACGGTGACCGTGCGCGACGGCCGTCTCATCTCCAAGCGCCAGGCCCTCGACGAGCTGTCCGTGCTGGGGGCGCCGCAGGAGGTCGTGGCGGACATCGCGCGGCGCCGGTACGAGGGGCACGCGGGCGAGGACGGCGTGACGACGGGCGCGGACTGGCCGGCCCGCCGTGCCGGGCTGACCCGGGACTATCTGGGACCGGCGATCGACGGACTGGTCACCGCGCACGCGTGA
- a CDS encoding ABC transporter ATP-binding protein, translating to MRSEPVVRVEALVKRYGTKTAVDGLCLTARAGVTAVLGPNGAGKTTTVETCEGYRRPDSGSVRVLGLDPLRQGSDLRPRIGVMLQSGGVYSGARADEMLRHVAGLHAHPLDVDTLVERLGLGSCGRTTYRRLSGGQQQRLALAMAVVGRPELVFLDEPTAGLDPQARRATWELVRDLRADGVSVILTTHYMDEAEQLADDVAIIDAGRVIAQGSPEELCRGGAENTLRFSGRPGLDVGSLLKALPADSSAAELTPGSYRVMGKVDPQLLATVTSWCAQHGVMPDRISVERHTLEDVFLELTGKELRS from the coding sequence ATGCGAAGCGAGCCTGTCGTCCGGGTCGAGGCCCTGGTGAAGCGGTACGGGACGAAGACCGCGGTGGACGGCCTCTGTCTGACGGCCCGGGCGGGCGTCACCGCCGTCCTCGGACCCAACGGCGCCGGAAAGACGACCACCGTCGAGACCTGCGAGGGATACCGCAGGCCCGACTCCGGCTCGGTGCGCGTCCTCGGCCTCGACCCGCTGAGACAGGGCTCCGACCTGCGTCCCCGGATCGGCGTGATGCTCCAGTCGGGGGGTGTCTACTCGGGAGCGCGGGCCGACGAGATGCTCCGCCACGTCGCGGGGCTGCACGCCCACCCGCTGGACGTCGACACCCTCGTGGAGCGCCTCGGCCTGGGCTCCTGCGGCCGGACGACGTACCGCCGCCTCTCCGGCGGCCAGCAGCAGCGCCTCGCGCTGGCCATGGCCGTCGTCGGCCGCCCCGAGCTGGTCTTCCTGGACGAGCCGACGGCCGGCCTCGACCCCCAGGCACGCCGCGCCACCTGGGAACTCGTCCGGGACCTGCGAGCGGACGGGGTCTCGGTCATCCTGACCACCCACTACATGGACGAGGCCGAGCAGCTCGCCGACGACGTCGCGATCATCGACGCGGGCCGGGTCATCGCCCAGGGCTCCCCCGAGGAGCTGTGCCGCGGCGGCGCCGAGAACACCCTGCGGTTCAGCGGACGTCCCGGCCTCGATGTGGGCTCCCTGCTCAAGGCCCTGCCCGCCGACAGCTCCGCCGCCGAGCTGACCCCGGGCTCCTACCGGGTGATGGGCAAGGTCGACCCGCAGCTGCTGGCGACGGTCACCTCGTGGTGCGCCCAGCACGGGGTGATGCCGGACCGGATCTCGGTGGAACGGCACACCCTGGAGGACGTTTTTCTGGAGCTGACAGGCAAGGAGCTGCGCTCGTGA
- a CDS encoding helix-turn-helix transcriptional regulator, with protein sequence MKNVGEARETPTGTPQEEIATGERSTRNRVARSILDHGPSTVAELAGRLRLTQAAVRRHLDALVADDVVEAREQRVYGARTRGRPAKVFALTDCGRDAFDQSYDKLAADALRWIQERFGGDEAVVAFARARIVEQAAGYRQAIEAAAPEERTEALAKALSADGYAATARSAPVGEQLCQHHCPVAHVAEKFPQLCEAETEIFSQLLGTHVQRLATIAHGDGVCTTFIPRVSTATHNASTSTAGRNPA encoded by the coding sequence GTGAAAAACGTCGGCGAGGCTCGGGAGACCCCCACGGGGACCCCCCAGGAGGAGATCGCGACCGGTGAGCGCTCGACGCGCAACCGGGTCGCGCGGTCCATCCTGGACCACGGGCCGTCGACCGTCGCCGAGCTGGCCGGGCGGCTGCGCCTCACCCAGGCCGCCGTGCGCCGCCACCTCGACGCACTGGTCGCCGACGACGTCGTGGAGGCACGAGAGCAGCGGGTGTACGGAGCGCGGACCCGCGGGCGCCCCGCCAAGGTCTTCGCCCTCACCGACTGCGGCCGCGACGCCTTCGACCAGTCCTACGACAAGCTTGCCGCGGACGCCCTGCGCTGGATCCAGGAACGCTTCGGCGGGGACGAGGCCGTCGTCGCCTTCGCCCGCGCACGCATCGTCGAACAGGCCGCCGGGTACCGCCAGGCGATCGAGGCCGCCGCCCCCGAAGAGCGGACCGAAGCCCTGGCCAAGGCCCTGAGCGCGGACGGGTACGCTGCTACGGCGCGCAGCGCACCGGTCGGCGAGCAGCTGTGCCAGCACCACTGCCCCGTCGCTCACGTCGCGGAGAAGTTCCCGCAGCTCTGCGAGGCGGAGACCGAGATCTTCTCCCAGTTGCTCGGAACACACGTCCAGCGACTGGCGACCATCGCGCACGGCGACGGCGTCTGCACGACGTTCATCCCCAGAGTTTCCACAGCCACCCACAACGCATCCACAAGCACGGCCGGGAGGAACCCCGCATGA
- a CDS encoding ABC transporter permease produces the protein MIAAQAALETRMLLRNGEQLLLTAVIPTLLLVLFSSVDIVDTGAGEAVDFLTPGILALAVMSTAFTGQAIATGFERRYGVLKRLAASPLPRWGLMTAKTLSVLVTEILQVLVLTAIAFALGWNPHGNPAAALLLLVLGTAAFSGLGLLMAGTLKAEATLAAANLVFLLLLVGGGVIVPLDKFPPGAQDVLGLLPVSALSDGLRDVLQHGAGMPWGDLGILAVWAVVGLAAAGRFFRWE, from the coding sequence ATGATCGCGGCCCAGGCGGCGCTGGAGACGAGGATGCTGCTGCGCAACGGCGAGCAGCTGCTGCTCACCGCCGTGATCCCCACCCTGCTGCTGGTGCTGTTCAGCAGCGTGGACATCGTCGACACCGGCGCGGGCGAGGCGGTGGACTTCCTCACCCCCGGCATCCTCGCGCTCGCCGTGATGTCGACGGCTTTCACCGGCCAGGCCATCGCGACCGGGTTCGAACGCCGCTACGGGGTGCTGAAGCGGCTCGCCGCCTCCCCGCTGCCGCGGTGGGGCCTGATGACGGCGAAGACGCTGTCGGTCCTGGTCACGGAGATCCTCCAGGTGCTCGTCCTGACGGCGATCGCCTTCGCGCTGGGCTGGAACCCGCACGGCAACCCGGCGGCCGCCCTGCTGCTGCTCGTCCTCGGTACGGCCGCGTTCTCGGGCCTCGGCCTGCTGATGGCGGGCACTCTGAAGGCGGAAGCGACGCTGGCGGCGGCCAACCTGGTCTTCCTGCTGCTGCTGGTGGGCGGCGGGGTGATCGTCCCGCTCGACAAGTTCCCGCCCGGCGCGCAGGACGTACTCGGCCTGCTGCCCGTCTCGGCCCTCTCGGACGGCCTGCGGGACGTGCTCCAGCACGGCGCGGGCATGCCCTGGGGCGACCTGGGGATCCTGGCCGTCTGGGCGGTCGTGGGGCTCGCGGCAGCCGGCCGGTTCTTCCGCTGGGAGTGA
- a CDS encoding COX15/CtaA family protein encodes MGGVPNVTRADVVAAVRNPLAFIAARWTPTRRTVRRAALSALVMAVVIVVTGGAVRLTGSGLGCPTWPKCTDDSLTTTGAMGFHGAIEFGNRMLTYVLCAAIGWAIIAARAEKPYRRSLTRLGWAQFWLVMSNAVLGGIVVLVGLNPYTVAAHFLAASALIAVAAVMWQRAGEGDGEPRPLVGKPVQQLVWFLVAASTLLIAVGTVVTGAGPHAGDSSKVERMPLDWETVAKLHAVLAWIVVTLTFALWFILKAVDAPRDPLDRTRDLFLVLLGQGVIGYVQYFTDLPEALVGLHMLGSCLVWIAVLRVLLALHERSGTTIDLPGPTAEATVGTRA; translated from the coding sequence ATGGGAGGCGTGCCAAACGTGACTCGCGCCGACGTCGTAGCCGCCGTGCGCAACCCCCTCGCCTTCATCGCCGCACGCTGGACCCCCACCCGCCGGACGGTCCGGCGGGCGGCCCTGTCCGCACTCGTGATGGCGGTGGTGATCGTGGTCACCGGCGGCGCCGTGCGGCTCACGGGCTCCGGTCTGGGCTGCCCGACCTGGCCCAAGTGCACCGACGACTCGCTCACCACGACCGGCGCGATGGGCTTCCACGGGGCCATCGAGTTCGGCAACCGCATGCTGACGTACGTGCTGTGCGCGGCCATCGGCTGGGCGATCATCGCCGCGCGCGCCGAGAAGCCGTACCGGCGGAGCCTGACCCGGCTGGGCTGGGCGCAGTTCTGGCTGGTGATGAGCAACGCGGTGCTCGGCGGGATCGTGGTGCTCGTCGGCCTCAACCCGTACACGGTCGCGGCGCACTTCCTGGCCGCCTCGGCGCTGATCGCGGTCGCCGCGGTGATGTGGCAGCGCGCCGGGGAGGGCGACGGGGAGCCCCGTCCGCTGGTCGGCAAGCCCGTACAGCAGCTGGTGTGGTTCCTGGTCGCCGCCTCGACGCTGCTGATCGCCGTCGGCACGGTGGTGACCGGCGCGGGCCCGCACGCGGGTGACTCCAGCAAGGTCGAGCGGATGCCGCTGGACTGGGAGACGGTCGCCAAGCTGCACGCCGTGCTCGCCTGGATCGTGGTGACGCTGACCTTCGCCCTGTGGTTCATCCTCAAGGCGGTGGACGCGCCGAGGGACCCGCTGGACCGTACCCGCGACCTGTTCCTGGTGCTGCTCGGACAGGGCGTCATCGGCTACGTCCAGTACTTCACGGACCTTCCCGAGGCCCTCGTCGGCCTGCACATGCTCGGCTCCTGTCTGGTCTGGATCGCCGTGCTGCGCGTGCTGCTGGCACTGCATGAGCGCTCCGGAACGACGATCGACCTGCCGGGCCCCACGGCGGAGGCGACGGTCGGCACGCGCGCGTGA
- the sufB gene encoding Fe-S cluster assembly protein SufB: MTLPTETAHPELEGLGKYEYGWADSDTAGASAKRGINEDVVRDISAKKSEPEWMTKLRLKGLRLFAKKPMPNWGSDLSGIDFDNIKYFVRSTEKQAESWEDLPEDIKNTYDKLGIPEAEKQRLVAGVAAQYESEVVYHQIREDLEEQGVIFLDTDTALKQHPELFKEYFGTVIPVGDNKFASLNTAVWSGGSFIYVPKGVHVEIPLQAYFRINTENMGQFERTLIIVDEGAYVHYVEGCTAPIYKSDSLHSAVVEIIVKKNARCRYTTIQNWSNNVYNLVTKRAVAYEGATMEWIDGNIGSKVTMKYPAVYLMGEHAKGETLSIAFAGEGQHQDAGSKMVHMAPNTSSNIVSKSVARGGGRTSYRGLVEIGEGAHGSKSNVLCDALLVDTISRSDTYPYVDVREDDVSMGHEATVSKVSDDQLFYLMSRGMTEFEAMAMIVRGFVEPIAKELPMEYALELNRLIELQMEGAVG, translated from the coding sequence ATGACTCTCCCCACGGAGACTGCCCACCCCGAACTCGAGGGCCTGGGTAAGTACGAATACGGCTGGGCCGACTCCGACACGGCCGGCGCCTCTGCGAAGCGCGGCATCAACGAGGACGTCGTCCGGGACATCTCCGCGAAGAAGTCCGAGCCGGAGTGGATGACGAAGCTCCGCCTCAAGGGCCTCCGCCTCTTCGCGAAGAAGCCCATGCCGAACTGGGGCTCGGACCTGTCGGGCATCGACTTCGACAACATCAAGTACTTCGTGCGCTCCACCGAGAAGCAGGCGGAGTCCTGGGAGGACCTGCCCGAGGACATCAAGAACACGTACGACAAGCTCGGCATCCCGGAGGCGGAGAAGCAGCGCCTCGTCGCCGGTGTCGCGGCCCAGTACGAGTCCGAGGTCGTCTACCACCAGATCCGCGAGGACCTGGAGGAGCAGGGCGTCATCTTCCTCGACACCGACACCGCGCTGAAGCAGCACCCGGAGCTCTTCAAGGAGTACTTCGGCACCGTCATCCCGGTCGGCGACAACAAGTTCGCGTCGCTGAACACCGCGGTGTGGTCCGGCGGCTCCTTCATCTACGTGCCGAAGGGCGTGCACGTGGAGATCCCGCTCCAGGCCTACTTCCGCATCAACACGGAGAACATGGGCCAGTTCGAGCGGACCCTGATCATCGTCGACGAGGGCGCCTACGTGCACTACGTCGAGGGCTGTACGGCCCCGATCTACAAGTCGGACTCGCTGCACAGCGCCGTGGTCGAGATCATCGTCAAGAAGAACGCCCGCTGCCGTTACACGACCATCCAGAACTGGTCGAACAACGTCTACAACCTGGTCACCAAGCGCGCCGTGGCGTACGAGGGCGCGACCATGGAGTGGATCGACGGCAACATCGGCTCCAAGGTGACGATGAAGTACCCGGCCGTCTACCTGATGGGCGAGCACGCCAAGGGCGAGACCCTCTCCATCGCCTTCGCGGGCGAGGGCCAGCACCAGGACGCCGGCTCCAAGATGGTCCACATGGCGCCGAACACCTCGTCCAACATCGTGTCGAAGTCCGTGGCGCGCGGTGGCGGCCGGACGTCCTACCGCGGTCTCGTCGAGATCGGCGAGGGCGCCCACGGCTCCAAGTCCAACGTGCTGTGCGACGCGCTGCTCGTCGACACCATCTCCCGCTCCGACACCTACCCCTACGTGGACGTCCGCGAGGACGACGTGTCCATGGGCCACGAGGCCACCGTCTCCAAGGTCAGCGACGACCAGCTCTTCTACCTGATGAGCCGGGGCATGACCGAGTTCGAGGCGATGGCCATGATCGTGCGCGGCTTCGTCGAGCCGATCGCGAAGGAACTCCCCATGGAGTACGCGCTCGAACTCAACCGGCTGATCGAGCTGCAGATGGAAGGCGCGGTCGGCTGA